AACGATTGTCATTAATGCAAGTCCGAGAAAGAAATGGAATACTGCCGAGGTAATGCAGGCCGCCCAGAAAGGTGCGGAATCTGTCGGAGCCGAAGTGGAATATGTCAATTTATACGATCTTGTTTTTAAAGGATGCAGAAGCTGCCTTGTCTGTAAAATGAAGGAAAAGCCAAAGTGCAAATGCTACTGGAAAGATGAGCTCTCCCCATTGATTGAAAGGATTCTGGAAGCAGATACCTTATTGATAGGTTCGCCGATTTACTTTGGAGAGCCTACAAGCGAATTCAGGGCGCTCATCGAAAGACTGATATTCTGCGTAATGTCTTATGACGACGGATCAAGCTATTACACAGGCAAGGTCAATGTAGGCATATTCTACACAATGAATGCGCCGATTGACTACTATAAGCAGTCCATGGAAGAGAGTTTATCAAGCATCGAGTTTCTCTTCTCCTTTTTAAACGGCGAGATAAGAACCTATCCGGTCTGTGATACACTTCAGGTTCATGACTATTCCAAATACAACATGGCAGGCTTTTCACAGGAAATGAAGGAAAAGCAGCTGATTTTGCAGTATCCGAAAGATATTGAAAACGCCTTTAAGATAGGAGCTGAACTCTCAAAGGAGTGATTTGAATGGCTGATTTTGAAGATGTAATCAACATGAGAAGAAGTATCCGTGAGTATACTGACGAAGAAGTAAGTGACGAGGATATATTAAGGATTTTAAAGGCAGGAATGCAGGCTCCGGGTTCCAGGTTGGGCGCCGAGCCATGGGAATTTGTCGTAATTAAAAACAGGGAAACCTTGGAAAAGCTTTCGCAAATCAAGCCAAGGGTAAAGACAGCTCCCGTTGCAATCCTTCTGGTTGCCAATATCGAAAGGGCATTCTATAAGCTCCATTGGCAGCAGGACATGTCCGCAGCGGCAGAAAACATGCTTCTTGAAGCCGTCAACTTGGGCCTGGGAGGCCTTTGGAACGGCGTTGCGCCTACCGAAGAGACGATGCAGAAAGTTGCAGATTTGTTTGGCCTTGACAATGAAAACCAGATTCCCTTCTGCATAATTACCTTAGGCTATCCTGCAGAGGGCTGGGAAAACAAATTCATGGACAAGTTCGACGAGGGAAGAATACACTATGAAAAATACTGAATACGATTTTGAAAGTGTCATTGACAGAAAGGACACCTATTGCTTGAAATGGGACTTATTCGGTGATGATTTGCCCATGTGGGTGGCTGATATGGATTTCAGGGTGGCTCCCCCAATACAAAATGCAATTCAAAAAAGGGCCGAGCATCCCGTATACGGCTATACTATTGTTCCGGATGAGCTGTTTGAAGCTTACATTAACTGGTGGGATAGAAGATACGACTTGAAGATGTCAAAGGAAGACATGCTATATTCCATCGGTGTAATGCCATCGATATCCTCAATGATTCGATGTTTAACTGATGAAAAGGATGAGATTTTAATCCAGACTCCCGTCTATCATGTATTTTTCTATGTGATTGAAGACAACAACAGAAAAGTCCTTGAAAATCAGCTGATTTATGAAAACGGCGAGTATTCAATTGATTTTGATGATCTGGATGAGAAACTCTCTAAAGTCAAATTAATGATTTTATGCAATCCACATAATCCCGTCGGAAAGATATTTTCAAAAGATGACTTGGCCCGTATTGGCGAGTTGTGCAAAAAGCATGGCGTTATTTTAATAAGTGATGAAATCCACTGTGATTTAACCGATCCGGGCATTAAATACATTCCTTTTGAAGCTGACGATTACGTGATAAGATGTCTTTCTCCATCCAAATCATTCAATATTGCGGGTTTTCAAAGCTCCATTGTCCATACGACAAACAGTGAACTTTTGGAAAAAATAAAAACTCAAATGCATGTTGACAATTCAGACTCCTGCAATGTCTTTGCTGCCTCTGCTGTA
The sequence above is a segment of the Methanobrevibacter millerae genome. Coding sequences within it:
- a CDS encoding MalY/PatB family protein, which translates into the protein MKNTEYDFESVIDRKDTYCLKWDLFGDDLPMWVADMDFRVAPPIQNAIQKRAEHPVYGYTIVPDELFEAYINWWDRRYDLKMSKEDMLYSIGVMPSISSMIRCLTDEKDEILIQTPVYHVFFYVIEDNNRKVLENQLIYENGEYSIDFDDLDEKLSKVKLMILCNPHNPVGKIFSKDDLARIGELCKKHGVILISDEIHCDLTDPGIKYIPFEADDYVIRCLSPSKSFNIAGFQSSIVHTTNSELLEKIKTQMHVDNSDSCNVFAASAVMAAYNESEDWLEQLRETIFKNKQIVRDYLKSELPIIKLVECEATYLLWLDCSALNVSSKILSEFLRSNQGLFLSAGIDFGQSGDTFLRMNIACPEELLIDGLQRLKGGIIALNNINNLSNHTSF
- a CDS encoding flavodoxin family protein; this translates as MKTIVINASPRKKWNTAEVMQAAQKGAESVGAEVEYVNLYDLVFKGCRSCLVCKMKEKPKCKCYWKDELSPLIERILEADTLLIGSPIYFGEPTSEFRALIERLIFCVMSYDDGSSYYTGKVNVGIFYTMNAPIDYYKQSMEESLSSIEFLFSFLNGEIRTYPVCDTLQVHDYSKYNMAGFSQEMKEKQLILQYPKDIENAFKIGAELSKE
- a CDS encoding nitroreductase family protein, whose translation is MADFEDVINMRRSIREYTDEEVSDEDILRILKAGMQAPGSRLGAEPWEFVVIKNRETLEKLSQIKPRVKTAPVAILLVANIERAFYKLHWQQDMSAAAENMLLEAVNLGLGGLWNGVAPTEETMQKVADLFGLDNENQIPFCIITLGYPAEGWENKFMDKFDEGRIHYEKY